The window GGAGCCCCTAACCACCTATGCTGCTTCTTAAAACAACAAATTTAAGTTGCAATTCACAAATTTAATTGCAACTTCTTTTTATGCTAATGAATCATAATGTATATGTCCCCCAAAAAAGATCATAATGTAATGATAGAAGTTTTTAAATGTATTCATGATTGACCTAAGCTATCTGCAATTATTATATTCACATTTGTTTATGTCCTTTAATCCTTATTTGTTTTCTGTTCACTCAGCTATTAGAATCGCTGTGCTAACTTTCTTTTACagatttcctattttttttcttcaaaatcccTCTATTTTCCCACATGAGAAACAGTTGATGGACTGGCAACTATAAGCTACTTGAATGGAACTATGGCTGCAGCATTTTATTAAAGCTTATTCAgatgttgtgttttttttatgcATCGAAGAGAAACACATTTCTCTATTGGTGAGTGGGATTTGCGCTGGAAGCCAATGGTAAACTTCCCATGAAAGGTGATAAAGATACCccgggaaagagagagatgggtggAGCTGAAGTGGTTTTAGAGATTACAGGCGAAAGAGAAGttccaaaggaggaggagaacaGAGCTGTCAGAGTTAGTCCAACACATGTAGGTTCATACTCCCCTTCAAAGGATTTGGAAACTTTATCTAAGAGGCCTGCAAGTGTGGAGTCTACTCAGAAAGAGGGGAGAGATTCAAATGCTGGAGCCTCAGATATGGAGACTCTCAAACTCAAAGTGCAAATGTCCACATTCATGAGCTGTCCTTCTCCAGAGATAGCGAAGTCCACTCAGAGTCCTAACAAACCTCCCAAAGTCCCCACAGAGACGCTAACTCGAAGACGGTCACTATTGAGGTCCGTTTACTCCAAGCCGAAATCTAGGTTTGTTGATCTTTCTGGTCCTACTGCTTTGAATATCATAGAGGATACCAGCCCATTGGTGCAACAGTGTGCTGTTCAGTCATCGAATTCTCCTTATAGGAATTCACCTAACAGAGTCACTGCTTCTACTCCGACTGAAAATATAAAAACTGCTCCTGTTACCCCCAGGACACCTTTAATGGCATCTCCaaggggagaggaagaagatgaagagattgACAAATTTGAAAACCTGGATTCGGGAAAAAGATCatatgagaaatggaaaattggCCTACTGATTGAGTGGACTACTTTGGTTTGCATTATGGGATTCCTCATCTCTAGCTTGACAGTCCACAAATTGCAACACACCATGATCTGGGGCTTGGAGATTTGGAAATGGTGTGTGCTGGTGACAGTAATTTTTTGTGGTCGACTGGTTACAGATTGGTTAATCCATTTTCTGGTTTTCTTGATTGAAAGGAACTTCTTGCTCAAGAAGAAGGTTTTATATTTTGTGTATGGGTTAAAAAAGAGTGTTCAAGTCTGCATTTGGTTGGGTCTAGCTCTTCTCGCATGGGCTTTGTTGATCAACCGTGGGGTAAAGCGATCACGCAACACCACAAAGATTCTAAATTATATCTCCAGGGCTATTGCTTCATCTCTAATTGGGGCTTTTATATGGCTGGCAAAGACTCTTCTGCTAAAGATTGTAGCTTCTTCTTTCCATGTTAATACATTCTTTGATAGGATCCAAGAATCAGTCTTTCATCAGTATGTTCTTCGGACTCTTTCTGGACCTCCATTGATTGAGTTAGCAGAGACAGTTCATAGTCGTAAGAGTTGGGGGAAACTGAGTTTCGggaatataaagaaaataaaaggagaggAGGAACATGAAGTTATTGATGTGGGGAAGCTTCATAATATGAAACAAGATACGGTCTCACCTTCAACCATGAAGGGATTGATTAATGTGATAATGAGTACAGGCCTATCCACTCTCTCAAATACACTTGATGAGAGTGTGTTTGATGAGGAAAATGCACAGAAAGATAAGGAGATCACTAATGAGTGGCAAGCAAAGAAAGCTGCgtatgaaatttttagaaacGTTGCCAAGCCTGGTAGCAAGTGAGGAGATCTTTCTGAAAGTGCCTTTATAgttttaataataaattattctGTCCTCTCATCATTTCCTGTTTTAACTTATATTAACTAGGTATATTGATGAGGAGGACCTCTTTAGATTCTTGCATAAGGAGGAGGTGAGTAATGTTCTTCCACTGTTTGAAGGAGCTGTGGAGACTGGAAAGATCAAGAAATCAGCCCTGCGGAACTGGGTGGTAAGATAATTGCTTTTTAATATGTTTTCTTCCCAACATTTCATAGATGCCCTTGTTTCCTCATTTTAAAAGTCAAAGTTCAGCAAATTTCAGTATATTTTATCTCAATCCCTCTATCCATAGGTCAAGATAGCATTCTGTAACTATGAATGGTATTCTTTCAGTGGTTTGTCTGAGTTAATAGAGTCTTAAAGTACAGGCCTATCCAAAAGCACCTCGGTGATTTAACCTTTTATCCATTTCAAGTAAAGAAAGAGATGATATTCTGAATGCTCATGACCTGGTCTTTTGTGCAGGTAAAGGTTTTCCTTGAACGAAAATCGCTAGCACATTCCTTGAATGACACAAAAACTGCTGTAAAGCAACTGAACACACTTGTATCTTGCATTGTGCTTGTTGTGATCATTATTATTTGGCTTATTTTGATGGGGATTGCAACAACCAAACTGCTTCTCTTCATCTCATCTCAACTCTTAGTGGTGGTTTTTGTGTTTGGAAACACTTCTAAGACTGTATTTGAAGCTGTCATATTTGTTTTTGTGATGCACCCATTTGATGTTGGTGACCGTTGTGTTATTGATGGAGTGCAGGTAACTTCCTAGTAAACAAAGTTAAATATACAAGATTTGCTTGTTACCTATGCTTGATTGATAACATGTAACGTTGCAGATGATCGTCGAAGAAATGAACATTTTAACAACAGTCTTCCTGAGATATGACAATGAGAAGATATACTATCCAAACTCAGTCTTAGCTACGAAACCGATCAGTAATTTCTACAGGAGCCCAGAAATGAGCGACTCTCTGGAGTTTTCTGTTGATGTTTCAACTTCAATGGAGACTATTGGAGCTCTTAAGGCTAGAATAAAAGCGTATGTCATCAAATATGGCCTTTTCTACCTTTACTTTCTCCTATTTACATTTTAGTGCATTCAGCAAtaacaaagaattaaaatttataattgaTAAAAAACGATGTGTTCATGTTATTCACCTCTTCTCCTCATTATAAGCCACCACATGCTGTCTGGGATTGGTTGTTCAACagtcctttttcttttcataatcATATGAGTTGTAATGGTGTAATGCTTATCCTCAATTTTTATAATCCCCTCTTGCTCAAGGTTTAAATCATAGTTTAATATTCTGTATGCAAATAATATTATGGGCCTTCAGTTTGAAGTGATGATCAAGTTGTAAAGTTAATACATATCCACTGGATCATGCTAATTTAGTAATCACTTAGAATTGGTGTCTAGGGCCACTGACTCTTCTGGTAACCCAAATCAATACAGTGGTTTTAATCAGGATTATTGAACTGGGAGGTCTAAGACACTAATCTTTTCCTGTTTAAGATCAGCCTCTTTGTGGATCCTCACAAATTAAGTCAAATATATGAACCCTTcataaagaaattaaagaaagcATTTAAATATTATTCTGGGCTACTGAGAAGCACACCAAAACAACTAACAAAAACTGGAGTCACAATGAT is drawn from Telopea speciosissima isolate NSW1024214 ecotype Mountain lineage chromosome 1, Tspe_v1, whole genome shotgun sequence and contains these coding sequences:
- the LOC122648871 gene encoding mechanosensitive ion channel protein 10-like is translated as MKGDKDTPGKREMGGAEVVLEITGEREVPKEEENRAVRVSPTHVGSYSPSKDLETLSKRPASVESTQKEGRDSNAGASDMETLKLKVQMSTFMSCPSPEIAKSTQSPNKPPKVPTETLTRRRSLLRSVYSKPKSRFVDLSGPTALNIIEDTSPLVQQCAVQSSNSPYRNSPNRVTASTPTENIKTAPVTPRTPLMASPRGEEEDEEIDKFENLDSGKRSYEKWKIGLLIEWTTLVCIMGFLISSLTVHKLQHTMIWGLEIWKWCVLVTVIFCGRLVTDWLIHFLVFLIERNFLLKKKVLYFVYGLKKSVQVCIWLGLALLAWALLINRGVKRSRNTTKILNYISRAIASSLIGAFIWLAKTLLLKIVASSFHVNTFFDRIQESVFHQYVLRTLSGPPLIELAETVHSRKSWGKLSFGNIKKIKGEEEHEVIDVGKLHNMKQDTVSPSTMKGLINVIMSTGLSTLSNTLDESVFDEENAQKDKEITNEWQAKKAAYEIFRNVAKPGSKYIDEEDLFRFLHKEEVSNVLPLFEGAVETGKIKKSALRNWVVKVFLERKSLAHSLNDTKTAVKQLNTLVSCIVLVVIIIIWLILMGIATTKLLLFISSQLLVVVFVFGNTSKTVFEAVIFVFVMHPFDVGDRCVIDGVQMIVEEMNILTTVFLRYDNEKIYYPNSVLATKPISNFYRSPEMSDSLEFSVDVSTSMETIGALKARIKAYIESKPQYWHPKHSVGVNEIENVNKMKMGLYVLHTMNHQNYGEKSYRRSELVLELKKIFEELSIKYNLLPQEVHLSHVGSASTPPMTMGK